In a genomic window of Saccharothrix sp. HUAS TT1:
- a CDS encoding EthD family reductase, whose protein sequence is MIKYIALYRKPADVEAFDEAYFTSHLPLVERTPGLVRAEVAKVSRVFAPGFLGEHEPHIVAEMHFESADAMKAAFQTPEWQAAGANLSEIGGVELVAMFAAEVVVP, encoded by the coding sequence ATGATCAAGTACATCGCGCTGTACCGGAAACCCGCCGACGTCGAGGCGTTCGACGAGGCGTACTTCACCTCCCACCTGCCGCTGGTCGAGCGCACGCCGGGCCTGGTGCGGGCCGAGGTCGCGAAGGTCTCGCGGGTGTTCGCGCCCGGTTTCCTCGGCGAGCACGAGCCGCACATCGTGGCCGAGATGCACTTCGAGTCCGCCGACGCCATGAAGGCCGCGTTCCAGACGCCGGAGTGGCAGGCCGCCGGCGCGAACCTCTCCGAGATCGGCGGGGTCGAGCTGGTCGCCATGTTCGCCGCGGAGGTCGTGGTCCCGTGA
- a CDS encoding histidine phosphatase family protein: MRIILLRHGQSLGNVDELAYCRVPDHALPLTELGEQQAEDAGPRVRAMLNGDPAAVYVSPYVRTRATLRGLDLGDLVERTVAEPRLREQDWGNLQDPVQQEVLKHQRHAFGHFFFRLPNGESGADVDDRLAAFLTDLEHRMLDPAHPGTALVVSHGLTIRLLCRRLLGWSIELFESLSNLETCEDRVLTHDGTTWRLDRPFDQWRASPDGETQGPLA, from the coding sequence GTGCGGATCATCCTGCTGCGCCACGGGCAGAGCCTGGGCAACGTCGACGAGCTGGCGTACTGCCGCGTCCCCGACCACGCGCTGCCGCTGACCGAGCTGGGCGAACAGCAGGCCGAGGACGCCGGGCCGCGGGTCAGGGCCATGCTCAACGGCGACCCGGCGGCCGTCTACGTCAGCCCCTACGTGCGGACCAGGGCCACCCTGCGCGGCCTCGACCTCGGCGACCTGGTCGAGCGCACGGTCGCCGAGCCGCGGCTGCGCGAGCAGGACTGGGGCAACCTCCAGGACCCCGTCCAGCAGGAGGTGCTGAAGCACCAGCGCCACGCGTTCGGGCACTTCTTCTTCCGGTTGCCGAACGGCGAGTCCGGCGCGGACGTGGACGACCGGCTGGCCGCGTTCCTGACCGACCTGGAGCACCGGATGCTCGACCCGGCCCACCCCGGCACGGCGCTGGTGGTGTCGCACGGCCTCACCATCCGGCTGCTGTGCCGCCGGCTGCTCGGCTGGAGCATCGAGCTGTTCGAGTCGCTGTCCAACCTGGAGACGTGCGAGGACCGCGTCCTCACCCACGACGGCACGACGTGGCGGCTGGACCGGCCGTTCGACCAGTGGCGGGCGTCCCCGGACGGCGAGACCCAGGGACCGCTGGCCTAG
- a CDS encoding GTP-binding protein, giving the protein MGAHGVAEEVWRASPGSVLVRHDLSGLESGLVRRWVDGVPTELALAHGCVSCTLRQDLLPLLASLGGRVVLDLDPALEPEAVCLALRPEGVRVESVVAVVDRATWLADATGEVTLGERGIGLPSDERTVAQVVVGQVEFADALVLTGPGGDDVLTAVLDRVAPGTPRFELSSLDARALLAVPVGRRFTPVFGSLLHGAPLEPAAGVSVVRFTARRPFHPMRLHDALDALLDGVVRSRGRIWLISQPSRVMWLESAGGGLGVGAVGTWLADVDDWSEEDPERRAFASLEWDPEFGDRGQEVVAVCVRDCGESVLAALEGALATDEELALGPELEFADPFSEWHEMEEL; this is encoded by the coding sequence ATGGGTGCCCACGGCGTCGCCGAGGAGGTCTGGCGCGCCTCGCCGGGGTCGGTGCTCGTGCGGCACGACCTGTCGGGGCTGGAGTCCGGGCTCGTGCGCCGGTGGGTCGACGGCGTGCCGACCGAGCTGGCGCTCGCGCACGGGTGCGTGTCGTGCACGCTGCGGCAGGACCTGCTGCCGCTGCTGGCGTCGCTGGGCGGCCGGGTGGTGCTCGACCTCGACCCGGCGCTGGAACCGGAGGCGGTGTGCCTGGCGCTGCGGCCGGAGGGGGTGCGGGTCGAGTCGGTGGTGGCGGTGGTCGACCGGGCCACGTGGCTGGCCGACGCGACCGGCGAGGTGACGCTGGGCGAGCGGGGCATCGGGTTGCCGTCCGACGAGCGGACCGTGGCGCAGGTCGTGGTCGGACAGGTGGAGTTCGCCGACGCGCTGGTGCTGACCGGGCCGGGCGGCGACGACGTGCTGACCGCCGTGCTGGACCGGGTCGCGCCCGGCACGCCGAGGTTCGAACTGTCCTCTTTGGATGCACGCGCCCTGTTGGCGGTGCCCGTGGGACGGCGGTTCACGCCCGTGTTCGGGTCGCTGCTGCACGGCGCGCCCCTGGAACCGGCGGCGGGCGTGTCGGTGGTGCGGTTCACCGCGCGGCGGCCGTTCCACCCGATGCGGCTGCACGACGCCCTGGACGCGCTGCTGGACGGTGTCGTGCGCTCGCGCGGCCGGATCTGGTTGATCAGCCAGCCGTCCCGGGTGATGTGGCTGGAGTCGGCGGGCGGCGGGCTGGGCGTCGGCGCGGTCGGCACGTGGCTGGCCGACGTGGACGACTGGTCCGAGGAGGACCCGGAACGGCGGGCGTTCGCGTCGCTGGAGTGGGACCCGGAGTTCGGCGACCGGGGGCAGGAAGTCGTCGCGGTCTGCGTGCGGGACTGCGGCGAGTCCGTGCTGGCGGCCCTGGAGGGCGCGTTGGCGACGGACGAGGAGTTGGCGTTGGGGCCCGAACTGGAGTTCGCGGACCCGTTCTCGGAGTGGCACGAGATGGAGGAGCTGTGA